Below is a window of Oceanivirga salmonicida DNA.
AAGGGGAATAATAAAAATGAATTCAAAAAATGAAATGAAAAAAATGGGATTTTCGACTAAGTCGATACATGCAGGGCATGAAACTAACAAATATGGAGCATTAGCAACACCAATTTATCAAACTTCTACTTTTATATTTGATAATGCTGAACAAGGTGGTAGAAGATTTGCACTAGAAGAAGATGGGTATATCTATTCAAGATTAGGTAATCCTTCATGTGCTGAAATTGAAGAAAAGGTTGCTATGTTAGAAGAAGCTGAAGCAAGTGTTGCAACTGCTTCAGGTATGGGTGCTATAGCATCTGCTATATGGACTAATGTTGAAAGTGGAGATCATATATTAGCTTCAAAAACTTTATATGGTTGTACATTTGCTTATTTAGAACATGGTATAAAAAAATTTGGTGTTGAAGTTGATTTTGTTGATATTACAGATTTAAAAGCTGTTAAAAAAGCTATGAAAAAAAATACTAAGATAATATATATTGAAACACCAGCAAATCCTAATATGACTATTGCTGATATTAAAAAAATATCAAAAATAGCTCATAGTAAAAAAGATTGTATATTAATTGTAGATAATACTTACTGTACACCATATATTCAAAAACCTATAAAATTAGGAGCAGATATTGTAGTTCACTCTGCAACAAAATATCTAAATGGACATGGTGATGTAATAGCAGGTTTTGTTGTAGGTACTAAAGAATTAATTGATAAAGCAAGATTAGTTGGAATCAAAGATATGACTGGTTCAGTTTTAGCTCCATTTAATGCTTTCTTAATTAATAGAGGTCTTAAAACTTTATCAATAAGAATGGAAAAACATTGTAGTAACGCAATGAAAATAGCTAAATTCTTAGAAAAACACCCTGCAGTAAAATCGATAGAATACCCTGGATTAAAGAGTTTTAAATACTATGATATTGCTAAAAAACAAATGAGTTTACCTGGTGCTATGATATCATTTGAATTAAAAGGTGGATTAAAAGCAGGTATAAAAGTCATGAATAGTGTTAAATTATGTACACTAGCAGTATCTTTAGGAGATTGTGAAACATTAATTCAGCATCCTGCTTCAATGACTCATTCTCCATACACAGAAGAAGAAAGATTAGAGGCTGGAATTACAGATGGTATGGTTAGATTATCAGTTGGTTTAGAAGATGTTGATGATATAATAGCAGATTTAAAACAAGCACTAAATAAAGTAAAATAAGTATTAAAAAAGATGATTTTCTACAAAAGAGAATCATCTTTTTATTTATTTTAAAAAATTTAACCTAAATTTCTAACTTAGGAGCTCACTTTTTCTTCTTACCATCTTTAAATTTAGCCCAAACACCTGTTTTAGTTAATAAAGATTTAACTGTTTCAGTTGGTTGTGCTCCATTTGATAAGAATCTTAAAACTTCTTCTTCATTTAATTTAACTTGATTTTCTTCAACTAAAGGATTATATGTTCCTAAGTATGCTATTGCTTTACCATCTCTTTTACCTAATGCTTCCATTGCTACTATTCTGTAAAAAGGTTGTTTTCTTCTTCCTAATCTTGTTAATCTTAATTTTACCATTATATTACCTCCATATTTTTTTAACTATTTTTTCATAAATCTATTCATACCTGGTATGCTACCACTATTAAACATTTTAACCATTTTTTTCATTTGTTCATATTGCTTCAATAATTTATTTACGTCTGCAACACTAACTCCACTACCTTTTGCTATACGAGTTTTTCTTGAGAAAACTTTTAACAATTGCGGATTTCTTCGTTCTTCTATTGTCATAGAATAAATAACTGCCTCTACCCTTTTTAATTCTTTTTCTGCACCATTCATATCTATGTCGCCTAAATTAACACCAGGTATTAACTTTAATATACCACCCAAGGAACCCATCTTTTTTATCATCTTAAATTGTTTTAGAAAATCTTCAAAATCAAATTGATTTTTTCTAAATTTTGCTTCCATTAATTTGGCTTCTTTTTCATCAATAGCTTCTTTTGCCTTTTCAACTAGTGATACTACGTCTCCCATACCAAGTATTCTTGATGCTAATCTTTCAGGGTAAAACTTAGAAATTTCATCTAATTTTTCACCTTCACTTATGTATTTTATTGGTTTACCACATACTTCTTTTATAGATAATGCAGCACCCCCACGAGTATCTCCATCTAATTTAGTTAAGACAACTCCTGTTATTTCAAGAGTTTCATTAAAACTCTTTGAAACATTCACAGCATCTTGACCTGTCATACCATCTACTACTAATAAAATTTCATCTGGCTTTGCTAAATTTTTAATATTTTCTAATTCTAGCATTAATTCTTCATCTATATGTAATCTTCCAGCAGTATCTATTATTACTGTATTTATCTTTTCAGTCTTTGCATACTCTAAACCATTTTTTACAATTTCTAATGCATCACTTGAATCTTCAATAGTATAATTTTTAGCTCCAATTTGAGCAGATAAAACTTTTAATTGCTTTTTAGCTGCTGGTCTATAAACATCAGCACCTATAAGTAATAACTGTTCTTTTTCTTTTTGTAATAGTTTTGCTAACTTTGCTGCAAAAGTTGTTTTACCTGCACCTTGAAGACCTACTAACATAACCACTCTTATACCATTAGATGCCTTATTTATTTCAACATTTTTTCCGCCCAATACTTCAATTAATTCATCATTTATTATTTTAACAAATTGTTGTCTAGGGTTTACACCCATTAATACTTCTGAACCTAAGGCTTTTTCTTTTATTCTACTGACAAAATTTTTAACTACCCTATAATTCACATCTGCTTCTAATAATGCTAATTTAACTTCTCTTAAAGAATCTGAAATATTGGCTTCTGTTAATTGACTTTGTCCACTGACTTTTTTCATTACTGATTTTAATTTATCACTTAAACTATCAAACATACTAATAACCTTTCAAATCTTTAATTATTTTTTCCAAATATTTCTTAGTAAAATTTTCATTTAACTTTTCTAAATTACTAATATATTCTTTTTCTTTTTTTAATATTCCTAATTTCAATTCATATTCATCTAATTTAGTACATGATCTTTTTATATTCTCAAATACAGCTTGTCTTGATATATTAAGTGCATTTGAAATTTCTGTAAATGAATTATCTTCTTCAAAAAAGGCACTCATATATTTCTGTTGCTTCGCACTAAATAAGTCTTTATATATACTAAACAATTCAGAATATTTTAAAAATTCTTCTATTTCTTTCATAACAAGGTAATTCTACACTAATCTCAAAACTTTGTCAAGTATTTTTTCTTGACAAAATTCTAAAATCATATTTTGTTCTTTTTTTAACAATGAATTATTGACTTGACAAAGAGAAAAAACAAGTTATACTATGTTGAAAACGGTTACTGAAAACGGTTACTAATAAAAAAATTTAGGAGGAAAAAATGAAAACATTAAAGGGTTATAAGACTATAATATTGGTCTTGTTATTCACAATTTTTTCAATTGCATCTTATACAGAAGTGGTTGAAGCAGGAAAAACACATATAATTATACATTTTAAAGAGAATGATAATGTAGGTCGTTCTGCATATATATGGGCACAGAATGAAAAAGGTTTTCCAAATCAAAAAACATTTGAAGGTATTGAAAAAAAATTAAATTATACTGATAGCTTCGGAAAGGTATTTGATATTAAACTTAATGAAAGATATGAACAAATTGGACTTTTATTTGTTAAATTTAACGGGACTACACCAGATTGGAATACAAAAGAACTTGATGATAGATATATAGAATTAAAAGATGGTTTTGCTGAAGTTTGGGTTACACAAAATGTAAAAGATCCTAAAAATGAAAATCCTGATAACAAGGCAGAAATATATTTAAAAACTTTAAATCAGTTAAACCAAGCCCAAGTAGATAGAATAAAACCTTTATTAGAAAAAGCATATAAAGATAATGACATGAATAAAATAAACGAACTTACAACAGAAGCAAGTAAACTTAATGGTAAAATGTCTGAATTAAAAGATAAGGTAAAAGAATTAGAGAAATTTATTACTGATAATCCTGGTTTAGATCCTTCTAATGTAAAATCTCTAAATGATTTAAAAAACGGTATTGACACTGAAGATTTAAAATTAGAACAAGTAGAAAGTAAAATTAAGGCAATAGATGATAAAATAAATGAAATTAAAACTAAAATGAATATTATGGAATTAAAACAAAAAGCAAAAGATAAAATTAATGCTTTGCAAGATATAAACCAAATGCAAAAAAATTCATTAAATGCTAAAGTTGATACTGCTACAAAAAATAATGAAATTGAAAAAATTAAAACTAATGCTAATGAACTTGATATTCAAATGAAAGAACTAAAAAAACTAAATGAGACATTAACTAGTTTTATAACTGATAATAATGCTGATTTAAATGATACTGATAAGACAACTCTAGATAATTTAAAAAATAGCATAGATCTTAATGCTAATTTAGAATTAGATTCTATAAAAGCAAAAATTAATGAAATCAAAAATCAACTTGGTAATATAAATACTACTTTAGAAGCAACAAAAAAATTAAAACTTGCCAAAGAAAAAGCAAAAACTGAAATTGAAAATATAAATGATTTAAATAATAAACAAAAAGCTGATTTAAAACAAAAAATTGATGCTGCTGGTAGTAAAGGAAATATTGACTTAATTAAAACTAGTGCAGATGAACTTGCTATAGAAATGAAAAAATTTAACGAAAAATATACAAAACTTGATACATACATAAAAGGAACAGAATTTAATAATATAACTGAAGAAAATAAAACTAAATTAAAGGATTTAAAAACTGAAGTAGATAGTAAAAAAGATAGTAATTTAAATAAAGAAACAGTTATAGAATTAACTAAAAAAATTGATGATATATTAGAAAATGTGAAAAATTCACCTAATACACTTGATACTGCTAAAATAGATACAAAAAATAATATCAAAAAATTAGACAAATTAAATGCTAAACAAAAAACTAAATTAGAAAATGAGATTAATTCTGCTAATAATGTAAATGAAGTTAATACAATCAAAACTAATGCAAATGAACTTAATACTGAAATGAAAAAGCTTGATGAGAAATATACAAAACTTGATACATACATAAAAGGAACAGAATTTAATAATTTAACTGCTGAAAACAAAACTAAATTAAATGAATTAAAAACTGAAGTAGAAAATAAAAAAGATATTGATTT
It encodes the following:
- the megL gene encoding methionine gamma-lyase is translated as MNSKNEMKKMGFSTKSIHAGHETNKYGALATPIYQTSTFIFDNAEQGGRRFALEEDGYIYSRLGNPSCAEIEEKVAMLEEAEASVATASGMGAIASAIWTNVESGDHILASKTLYGCTFAYLEHGIKKFGVEVDFVDITDLKAVKKAMKKNTKIIYIETPANPNMTIADIKKISKIAHSKKDCILIVDNTYCTPYIQKPIKLGADIVVHSATKYLNGHGDVIAGFVVGTKELIDKARLVGIKDMTGSVLAPFNAFLINRGLKTLSIRMEKHCSNAMKIAKFLEKHPAVKSIEYPGLKSFKYYDIAKKQMSLPGAMISFELKGGLKAGIKVMNSVKLCTLAVSLGDCETLIQHPASMTHSPYTEEERLEAGITDGMVRLSVGLEDVDDIIADLKQALNKVK
- the rpsP gene encoding 30S ribosomal protein S16, which gives rise to MVKLRLTRLGRRKQPFYRIVAMEALGKRDGKAIAYLGTYNPLVEENQVKLNEEEVLRFLSNGAQPTETVKSLLTKTGVWAKFKDGKKKK
- the ffh gene encoding signal recognition particle protein; this encodes MFDSLSDKLKSVMKKVSGQSQLTEANISDSLREVKLALLEADVNYRVVKNFVSRIKEKALGSEVLMGVNPRQQFVKIINDELIEVLGGKNVEINKASNGIRVVMLVGLQGAGKTTFAAKLAKLLQKEKEQLLLIGADVYRPAAKKQLKVLSAQIGAKNYTIEDSSDALEIVKNGLEYAKTEKINTVIIDTAGRLHIDEELMLELENIKNLAKPDEILLVVDGMTGQDAVNVSKSFNETLEITGVVLTKLDGDTRGGAALSIKEVCGKPIKYISEGEKLDEISKFYPERLASRILGMGDVVSLVEKAKEAIDEKEAKLMEAKFRKNQFDFEDFLKQFKMIKKMGSLGGILKLIPGVNLGDIDMNGAEKELKRVEAVIYSMTIEERRNPQLLKVFSRKTRIAKGSGVSVADVNKLLKQYEQMKKMVKMFNSGSIPGMNRFMKK
- a CDS encoding DNA-binding protein, which produces MKEIEEFLKYSELFSIYKDLFSAKQQKYMSAFFEEDNSFTEISNALNISRQAVFENIKRSCTKLDEYELKLGILKKEKEYISNLEKLNENFTKKYLEKIIKDLKGY
- a CDS encoding pullulanase-associated domain-containing protein produces the protein MKTLKGYKTIILVLLFTIFSIASYTEVVEAGKTHIIIHFKENDNVGRSAYIWAQNEKGFPNQKTFEGIEKKLNYTDSFGKVFDIKLNERYEQIGLLFVKFNGTTPDWNTKELDDRYIELKDGFAEVWVTQNVKDPKNENPDNKAEIYLKTLNQLNQAQVDRIKPLLEKAYKDNDMNKINELTTEASKLNGKMSELKDKVKELEKFITDNPGLDPSNVKSLNDLKNGIDTEDLKLEQVESKIKAIDDKINEIKTKMNIMELKQKAKDKINALQDINQMQKNSLNAKVDTATKNNEIEKIKTNANELDIQMKELKKLNETLTSFITDNNADLNDTDKTTLDNLKNSIDLNANLELDSIKAKINEIKNQLGNINTTLEATKKLKLAKEKAKTEIENINDLNNKQKADLKQKIDAAGSKGNIDLIKTSADELAIEMKKFNEKYTKLDTYIKGTEFNNITEENKTKLKDLKTEVDSKKDSNLNKETVIELTKKIDDILENVKNSPNTLDTAKIDTKNNIKKLDKLNAKQKTKLENEINSANNVNEVNTIKTNANELNTEMKKLDEKYTKLDTYIKGTEFNNLTAENKTKLNELKTEVENKKDIDLDKNAVVDLTKKIDDILENIKVVSPLDIAKQKAKTDIETLKDLNNLQKDDLKTQVTAAVDEKSIARIVNTAKLLDRDMLDLKNKLAEINNYLKQNDNILNDKDKNALKKLIDDSTNKNLDSNKIKSLIQEFNDKLNEFNIAINKKNNKKIIDNLKNLNSEQKKALKDEITAENDSDNLKEILEKSIELDAEMKKLTDKIKEIDDFKTSPEYDKLEAADKTKIDNLKTELDTEKVKNLKIDKVKELIEKVTAELNKAKSMQIKWEDYKKYADAFYYKDNDIVNRINDNFFININGSKELVGNNGLNFIAGLQIGGNYTFKDLGLSVGGFAEYQNKIAHNTAVGVAIKYKELESFVRYRLALYDKKLNHNVDIYARYSKNFNFGKLNVKPIVGAYLTYSSKVTLDDKVLLKDRVGVDINLGTNISYEVLPKLNVYVEPNISGAYNNQVLASSLDKTTIHKISRSYFDYNVKLGTKYEIKGFTINPELKVNGDIKKNVQVGGSLSVGYNW